In Hyalangium gracile, the following are encoded in one genomic region:
- a CDS encoding ABC transporter substrate-binding protein yields MRRTGAALLLALLPVVAAAQARPKVVAVKSSALAPYASVLAGFRAEANADVQEMMLDESPAAAARVFKALSLQKPALVLAIGPLAANAARRSLGEEIPVLFVMVPYFEKYGLEGPNVTGIALTSDYAPELGALKAMVPKAKRVGILHDPRFSAKQVQAAQEAASAQGLTIVPLEVETQARVEKVLGGAAGKVDALLMVADKTVANTAVVQALITFATTQKIPLVALTPSQVKEGATLSLAPSPTAIGQQAGRLANRIIHEKVDPGALAVAQPEGMDLSISLTATRKLSSSCDVAMELLRYAAKRDFPVKVLE; encoded by the coding sequence ATGAGGCGCACCGGGGCCGCGCTGCTGCTCGCGCTGCTGCCGGTGGTGGCCGCCGCCCAGGCGCGCCCGAAGGTGGTGGCGGTGAAGTCCTCCGCGCTCGCGCCCTACGCCTCCGTGCTCGCGGGCTTCCGCGCCGAGGCCAACGCCGACGTGCAGGAGATGATGCTGGACGAGAGCCCGGCCGCGGCCGCTCGCGTCTTCAAGGCGCTGTCGCTGCAGAAGCCGGCGCTGGTGCTGGCCATCGGGCCCCTGGCGGCCAACGCCGCGCGCCGCTCGCTGGGCGAGGAGATCCCCGTCCTCTTCGTCATGGTGCCCTACTTCGAGAAGTACGGCCTGGAGGGCCCCAACGTCACCGGCATCGCGCTGACGAGCGACTACGCCCCGGAGCTGGGCGCCCTCAAGGCGATGGTGCCCAAGGCGAAGCGGGTGGGCATCCTGCATGATCCGCGCTTCTCGGCGAAGCAGGTGCAGGCGGCGCAGGAGGCCGCCAGCGCCCAGGGGCTGACCATCGTCCCGCTGGAGGTGGAGACGCAGGCCCGCGTGGAGAAGGTGCTCGGGGGCGCGGCGGGCAAGGTGGACGCGCTGCTCATGGTGGCCGACAAGACGGTGGCCAACACCGCCGTCGTCCAGGCGCTCATCACCTTCGCCACCACCCAGAAGATTCCCCTGGTGGCGCTGACGCCCAGCCAGGTGAAGGAGGGCGCCACGCTCTCGCTGGCTCCCAGCCCCACGGCCATCGGCCAGCAGGCCGGGCGGCTCGCCAACCGCATCATCCACGAGAAGGTGGACCCCGGCGCGCTGGCGGTGGCGCAGCCCGAGGGCATGGATCTGTCCATCAGCCTCACCGCCACCCGTAAGCTGAGCTCCTCCTGCGACGTCGCGATGGAACTGCTCCGGTACGCGGCGAAGCGGGACTTTCCCGTCAAGGTGCTCGAGTGA
- the purB gene encoding adenylosuccinate lyase — protein sequence MIPRYSRQEMAALWSDVARYRRWRDVELTALEGMVQAGLAPKEALEDCRARAGDFTPEDAARIEEIERTTKHDVIAFLTFMEERIGPSARWLHMGMTSSDVLDTSLGMTLRDAVDLLLQGLARAMAAVERRAFEHKNTVMMGRSHGIHAEPITFGHKLAIWYDELSRARARLERAREAIAVGMISGAVGTFAHLPPSVEEHVCRKLGLHEEPASSQIIQRDRHAEFFTALALLGTSIEKFAVEIRHLQRTEVREAEEPFTPGQKGSSAMPHKRNPILSENLTGLARLLRGYAVSAMEDVPLWHERDISHSSVERVIGPDATIVADFMLHRFAGLMENLRVYPEQMARNVELLGGVVNSQRILLELARKGMDRQAAYVIVQRNAMKMYEEGVGFREALLKDADLLKMMTPEEINDCFSTGYHTRHMDDIFRRVFGRSE from the coding sequence GTGATTCCACGATACAGCCGTCAGGAGATGGCCGCCCTCTGGTCCGACGTTGCCCGCTACCGCCGCTGGCGGGACGTGGAGCTGACCGCGCTGGAGGGCATGGTGCAGGCGGGGCTCGCCCCCAAGGAGGCGCTGGAGGACTGCCGGGCTCGCGCCGGGGACTTCACGCCGGAGGATGCCGCGCGCATCGAGGAGATCGAGCGCACGACGAAGCATGACGTCATCGCCTTCCTCACCTTCATGGAGGAGCGCATCGGCCCCAGCGCCCGCTGGCTGCACATGGGGATGACGTCCTCGGACGTGCTGGACACGTCGCTGGGGATGACGCTGCGCGACGCGGTGGATCTCCTCCTCCAGGGGCTGGCGCGGGCGATGGCGGCGGTGGAGAGGCGCGCCTTCGAGCACAAGAACACGGTGATGATGGGGCGCAGCCACGGCATCCACGCCGAGCCCATCACCTTCGGCCACAAGCTGGCCATCTGGTACGACGAGCTGAGCCGCGCCCGCGCCCGGCTGGAGCGCGCCCGCGAGGCCATCGCCGTGGGGATGATCTCCGGCGCGGTGGGGACGTTCGCGCACCTGCCTCCCTCCGTGGAGGAGCACGTGTGCCGCAAGCTGGGGCTCCACGAGGAGCCGGCCTCCAGCCAGATCATCCAGCGCGACAGGCACGCGGAGTTCTTCACGGCCCTGGCCCTGCTGGGCACCAGCATCGAGAAGTTCGCGGTGGAGATCCGCCACCTGCAGCGCACCGAGGTGCGCGAGGCGGAGGAGCCCTTCACGCCGGGCCAGAAGGGCTCCAGCGCCATGCCGCACAAGCGCAACCCCATCCTGTCGGAGAACCTGACGGGGCTGGCGCGGCTGCTGCGCGGCTACGCGGTGAGCGCCATGGAGGACGTGCCGCTGTGGCACGAGCGGGACATCTCCCACTCCTCCGTGGAGCGCGTCATCGGCCCGGACGCCACCATCGTGGCGGACTTCATGCTCCACCGCTTCGCGGGGCTGATGGAGAACCTGCGCGTCTACCCCGAGCAGATGGCCCGCAACGTGGAGCTGCTGGGCGGGGTGGTGAACTCGCAGCGCATCCTGCTGGAGCTGGCGCGCAAGGGGATGGACCGGCAGGCCGCCTACGTCATCGTCCAGCGCAACGCGATGAAGATGTACGAGGAGGGCGTGGGCTTCCGCGAGGCGCTGCTGAAGGACGCCGATCTGCTGAAGATGATGACCCCCGAGGAGATCAACGACTGCTTCTCCACGGGCTACCACACGCGCCACATGGACGACATCTTCCGCCGCGTGTTCGGCCGCAGCGAGTAG